The window AAGTTCGTCTATAAGCTTTATTTGGTTTGCCGCGGTTACACTACCTCTAAAAATAGATTTTTGATGATGTTTTAGATATTTTTTGCATATCTTAAATACTTTTGCAACTCTATATTTTCCAACATCGCTAAACTCATCGGCTATGTCATAAAATAAAAATACATAATTGTAATTGGTCGTATCTTTTTTCACATTTTCTCTTTAAGCGAAAACGGGGTAAATTCACGATCTTCTAAAATGTGCT is drawn from Sulfurimonas sp. and contains these coding sequences:
- the cas2 gene encoding CRISPR-associated endonuclease Cas2: MKKDTTNYNYVFLFYDIADEFSDVGKYRVAKVFKICKKYLKHHQKSIFRGSVTAANQIKLIDELKKVIDKELDFITIIKVLNSGSFSESTIGIKDKDSESIFI